The DNA segment CCCGGATTCGTCCATCTCCACGTCCATTCGGCCTATTCGCTGCTGAAGGGGTCGATCAAGATCGCAAGGCTTGGCGAATTGGCGAAGGCCGATCGCCAGCCGGCCCTGGCGCTGACCGACACCGACAACATGTTCGGGGCGCTGGAATTCTCCGACAAGATGGCGGGCTACGGCATCCAGCCGATCGTGGGATGCGAACTCGCGGTCGATTTTGGCGATCAGGATCCGAACGCCCGCAACGCAATGGCCGCGACACCGTCGCGAATCGTTCTGCTGGCGGCGCGCGAACGCGGCTATCGCAGCCTGATGCATCTCAATTCCCGTGCGTTCCTGGAAACGCCGGTCCACCAGACGCCGCATATCAAGCTCGACTGGCTGACAGACCACGCCGAAGACCTGATCGTGCTAACGGGTGGCCCGGACGGACCGATCTCGCTCGCGCTGACCGCCGATCAATCGGCGCTGGCGACGTCGCGCTGCGAACGGTTGGCAAATCTTTTCGGCGATCGCCTCTACGTCGAGTTGCAACGCCACAGCATCGACAAGGAGCGGCGCGTCGAATCGGGGTTGATCGATCTCGCTTACGCCAGGGGCTTGCCGCTCGTGGCAACCAACGAGCCGTACTTTGCGACGTCGGACGATTACGAGGCGCACGACGCGCTTCTCTGTATCGCCGGCGGCCGGTTGATTGCCGAGACCGAGCGCGAGCAGTTGACGCCGGATCATCGCTTCAAGACCCGCGCCGAGATGGCGGTGCTCTTCGCCGATATTCCGGAAGCGCTGAGTTCGACGGTCGAGATCGCCGAGCGCTGCGCATTTCGTCCGAAGACGCGCAAGCCGATCCTGCCGCGCTTCACGGTTGGCGCCGGCACCAATGCCGAAGATGCAGCCAAGGAGGAGGCGGCCGAGCTGCGCCGTCAGGCCGAGGAAGGCTTGAATCGCCGGCTTGCCGTGCATGGATTGTCGCAAGGTCGCACTGAGCAGGATTACCATGCGCGGCTTGCCTTCGAACTCGATGTCATCAGCCGCATGAACTATGCCGGCTACTTTCTGATCGTTGCCGACTTCATCAAGTGGGCCAAGTCGCATGGCATTCCCGTCGGACCGGGGCGCGGTTCGGGCGCCGGATCGCTGGTGGCTTACGCGCTCACCATTACCGATCTCGATCCGATCCGCTTCGATCTCCTGTTCGAGCGCTTCCTCAACCCGGAACGCGTGTCGATGCCCGACTTCGACATCGACTTCTGCCAGGATCGCCGCGGCGAGGTGATCAGCTACGTTCAGCAGCGCTACGGCCGTGATCAGGTGGCCCAGATCATCACCTTCGGAACGCTTCAGGCGCGCGGCGTGCTGCGTGACGTCGGCCGCGTGCTGCAAATGCCCTATGGGCAGGTCGACAAGCTGACCAAGCTGGTCCCGCAAAATCCGGCGGCGCCGGTGACGCTGGCCGCCGCGATCGAAAGCGAACCCAAACTTCAGGCTTTCCGCGATGAGGATCCGGTGGTGGCGCGGGCGTTCGACATCGCGCAGCGCCTGGAGGGTTTGACGCGGCATGCGTCCACCCACGCCGCCGGCATCGTGATCGGTGATCGTCCGTTGAGCGAAATCGTGCCGCTCTACCGCGATCCGAAATCCGACATGCCGGTGACCCAGTTCAACATGAAATGGGTCGAGCCCGCGGGCCTCGTCAAATTCGACTTCCTCGGGCTGAAGACGCTCACCGTGCTCGATGTCGCGGTGAAGCTGCTCAAGCAGCGGGGCGTGGAGGTGGATCTGGCGACGCTGCCGCTCGATGACGCCGCCAGTTACCAGATGCTGGCGCGCGGCGACGTGGTCGGCGTGTTCCAGGTGGAAAGTCAGGGCATGCGGCGGGCGCTGGTCGACATGCGACCTGACCGCTTCGAGGACATCATTGCGCTCGTGGCGCTCTATCGCCCGGGTCCGATGGCGAACATCCCGACCTATTGCGCGCGCAAGCACGGCGACGAGGAGCCGGAATATCTGCATCCGATCCTCGAGCCGATCCTGAAAGAAACATTCGGCGTCATCATCTACCAGGAACAGGTGATGCAGATCGCGCAGGTAATGGCCGGCTATTCGCTCGGCGACGCCGACCTGCTGCGGCGTGCGATGGGCAAGAAGATCCGCGCGGAGATGGAGAAACAGCGCGCCATCTTCGTCGCCGGCGCCGTCAAGAACAACGTGCCGAAAGGGCAGGCGGACACCATTTTCGAATTGCTGGCCAAGTTCGCCGACTACGGCTTCAACAAGAGCCACGCCGCGGCCTACGCGCTGGTGTCCTATCATACCGCCTACATGAAGGCGCATTACCCGGTCGAATTCCTGGCCGCGTCGATGACGCTGGAATTGAACAACACCGACAAGCTCTCGGAATTTCGCGCCGAGGCGGTGCGGCTGGGCATCAAGGTCGAAGCGCCCAACATCAACCGCTCCGGCACGGTGTTCGAGGTTGGCGATGGCACGATCTATTATGCGCTCGCTGCGCTCAAGGGCGTCGGTCAGCAGGCCGTCGAATTGATCATCGATACGCGCCGCGGCGGGCAATTCACTTCTCTGGCTGATTTCGCCTCGCGCGCAAATCCGCGCGCGATCAACAAGCGGATCGTCGAAAGTCTCGCGGCTGCCGGCGCGTTCGATTCGCTCGAGCCGAACCGGGCGCGCGTCTTTGCCGGCGCGGACGTGATCCTCGCCGCCTGCCAGCGCAGCCACGAGGCCGCGACGTCGGGCCAGAACGACATGTTCGGCGGCGCGGCGGATGCCCCGACCATCATGCTGCCGCAGGTCGAGCCCTGGTTGCCGGCCGAGCGGCTGCGGCGCGAATATGACGCGATCGGCTTCTTCCTGTCGGGCCATCCGCTCGACGACTACACGACCGTGCTCAAGCGGCTGCGCGTGCAGTCCTGGGCCGAGTTCTCGCGCGCGGTGAGGACCGGCGCGACCGCCGGCAAGGTCGCGGCGACCGTGGTCTCGCGCATGGAGCGGCGCACCAAGACCGGCAACAAGATGGGCATCATCGGGCTGTCCGACCCGACCGGTCATTTCGAGGCGGTGCTGTTCTCAGAAGGTCTCGCCCAGTACCGCGAAATCCTGGAGCCGGGTGCGGCAGTGCTGATGCAACTGGGCGCTGAGTTGCAGGGCGAGGACGTCCGCGCGCGGGTGCTGCATGCCGAGGCGCTTGACGATGCCGCCGCCAAAACCCAAAAAGGCCTGCGCATCTTTCTGCGCGATACCAAGCCGCTGGAATCGATCGCACGGCGGCTTTCGCCGCCGACCGGCCAGGCCGGCAGCGGCGATATTGCGCTGGTGCTGCGGCTCGATATGCAGACCGAGATCGAGTTCAAGCTGGAAGGCCGTTTTCAGGTGTCGCCGCAGATCGCCGGCGCTATCAAGGCAGTGGCGGGCGTCGAGATGGTCGAGACGCTGTGACGGCCCCGGCACTCAACCTTAATTGGTAGCAAGCGGCAGACTGCCGAATTTATAGCTGACGCCGAACGTCGCGGTATGTGTGCGCATGGCGACGTCGAAATTCGTAAACAGCGGCGTGCCTGCGAACTGCCGGGTAATGGTGAGGGACGTCGGCGCAAAACCCGCATAGCGATACTCGGCGCGGGCAAACCAGTTGCCGGACAGCATCGTCTCTGCGCCGAAGCCCGCAGTCCAGCCCGTCTTGGTGAGAGAATCGGTCACAACGATCGGTGTGGAACCGCCACAACCGGCCGAGACGCAGGCGGAATTCACGTCGAAATGCTGCCAGGCGGCGCCGCCGGTGGCGTAGAGAAGCGTTGCAGGTGTCACGAGGTAGCCGACGCGGGCACGGGCGCTCGCGTCCCATGTGGTGCGCAAAGCGAAGCTGTCGACTTTGGCCAACTCAAAGGCAGGAACGCCCGGCGAGAAGCCAAATCCCTGAAGCGATGTGGTCAACACCAACATCGCCTTCGACGCCGGCGACCCATCGCGGTGCAATTTGCCAGTTCCAACCGATGTAAGGCGCACCGCGGAAAGCGGTGCCGTCCAGAGGTTCGTTAGTTGTATTGGTCGGCGAGAACCCGACAACGACGGCATCTGCCGCTGCGGTGGTGGTCACTCCGCTGTCGTTTGCACGCAGGCCAAGGCCTGCGCCCACGTAAAAGCCGTTCCATAACGACGCGGCCGGGGCCTTCATCGCCGGCGCCTTGACCGGCAGCACGCCATCCAACCAGCCTGTGGATGCACCGGACGGCGCAACCTCGTCGCCGAACTTGTAGGCTAGTCCGAGGCTCACGGTATGGGTGCGAAGCGGCACGTTTGCGGTGTCCACAATGGGATTGAACGGCACAAATGTGCTGATGCGTGTGATGGTGAAGGTGGTCGGACCGAAATCGGCGAAACGATAATCGGCGCGTGCAAACCAGTGGCCTCCGAGCGAGGTTTCAACGCCGCCGCCAACCGTCCAACCGAGCCTGGTGACTGCACTGTCGGTGAGGGCTGGCGTCAGGGTGTTGTTTCCGAAGGGCAAGCCGAGCAGGAAGCTGCTGGCGCACAACGCGCTCTTGCAGCTCGTGCTGAGATCGAAGTGCTGCCAGGCCGCGCCGCCTGTCGCGTAAACAAGCGTCGCCGGCGTGACCAGAAAGCCGAGCCGGGCGCGGGCGCTGGCGTCCCATTTGGTTCGCTCCGCAATGCCGTCGGCGGGCGAGAACGTCGCAAATCCCTGGTTGGGAAAAGGTCGCCCGGCGAAATTGGTGGTCTGATCGGCGAAACCGACATCGCCCTCAATGCCGAGCACCCATCGTGGAGTGACTTGAAAATTATATCCGGCAAAGAGGTTGCCACGAAGCGCAATGCCGTTGAGGGGCTCGCTGGTGGCGGCATTCGGGGTGACGGCTGACGCCGGCAAAAGCGGGCCGCCCCCAATACTCTCGGCGGCGAAGGTCTCGCTGGTTTCCGATGCCCGAAAACCGAGCCCGCCGCCGAGGTAAAATCCGCTCCAAGGTGAGGCGGCGGGAGCGGCGTAAGCTGGCGCCTTCACGGGCAGGTCGGCAGCGCTTGCGGCGGAGACAATGACGGCAGGGAGAAGCCCCGCCCAATACTGCACGCATTTCCGCACGCCCCCGACACGATGCTGCAATCAGCGGCCCGCCATGGATGTGTCGCGCCCCGCACAGCAGGCCAAAAATCGCCGTCGGAGGGGCGAGTGGAGTTCAAAGTTGTGTGACATCCGCACAATCGGCGTCAGGGCTCTCATGACGGCCGAATGGGAGTGACGCGATGCGATCGGCTCAAATCGGGCACTTTAAACTTCGAGACGTGTCAAAAAGGGCTATCATCAAGTCGGAGACGGGGCGGAAACAACGGAGGTTTCGATGTGCAGGACGTGCGGCACGGATTCGCATCACACGTTCGTACCGACGCGACGAAAAGTGCTCATGGGCGCGGCGGCGACAGGTCTGTTCTGGGCAAGCGCTGCTCACGCCAAGGAAACCAAGCCGCCACCAAAGCCCGAAAATGTGCTGTCTCCGGACGCGTCGTTGAAGCGCCTGATGGAAGGCAATCAGCGCTATGTTGGGGGCCTTGCCCTGCGGCATGATTTCAAACATGAGCGCGAAGCGCTGGCGGGCGGCCAGAACCCTTACGCCGCGATCCTGAGTTGCGCCGACTCGCGCATCGCCCCCGAATACGCCTTCGACAGTGGACGGGGCGATCTCTTCGTCTGCCGCGTCGCCGGCAACTTTGCCACCGAGGAAACCATAGCGAGCCTCGAATACGCCGTTGCCATACTGGCTGCGCCACTGATCCTGGTGCTCGGCCATGACGCCTGCGGTGCGGTGGATGCGACCATCAAGTCTCTGAAGGACGGCCCGCTGCCGGGCCATATGCCCTCGCTGGTTGCCGGGCTGGCGCCTTCGGTCAAGGCCGTCGCCGGGCAGGCGGGCAATACGCTCGACAATGCCATCCGCCAGAACGTGGTCGACAACGTTGCCAAGCTGAAGGCTGCGACCCCGATCCTTAACGCCGCGGTTGAGCAGAACAAGCTCAAGGTGATTGGCGGTATCTATCGGCTGAAGGATGGCAAGGTCGATATGGTGGCGTGAACGGCCCAAAAAGGGCAATTTTCGCGCCAAACGCTCTTGAAACCGGCCGTATTTCCTTGCTTCTCGCGAAAATCCGGCTATATACCGCGCCATCTCACACGGAAACATGGCTCAAAAGGCCGTCCGGTGGCAACCGGGCCGTCAGGCTCGTTTGCTCACACGTTTCCGGAGGAACCAACCGGAGAACTCAGACCATGGCACTGCCCGATTTTTCTATGCGTCAGCTCCTTGAGGCTGGCGTCCACTTTGGCCACCAGTCGCACCGCTGGAATCCGAAAATGGCCGACTACATCTTCGGTGCCCGCAACAACATCCACATCATCGACCTCGCGCAGACCGTGCCGATGATGCATCGCGCGCTTCAGGCCGTCAGCGATACCGTCGCCAAGGGCGGCCGCATCCTGTTTGTCGGCACCAAGCGGCAGGCCCAGGACGGCGTTGCCGAGGCTGCCAAGCGGTCCGCGCAGTATTTCGTCAATTCGCGCTGGCTCGGCGGCACGCTGACCAACTGGAAGACGATCTCCGGCTCGATCAAGCGGCTGCGGCACCTCGATGAAGTGCTCAATTCGGGCGACGCCAGTGCCTACACCAAGAAAGAGCGGCTGACGTTGCAGCGCGAGCGCGACAAGCTCGATCGCTCGCTCGGTGGCATCAAGGACATGGGCGGCTTGCCGGACATGATCTTCGTGATCGACACCAACAAGGAAGACATCGCGATCCAGGAAGCCCAGCGACTGAACATTCCGGTGGCGGCGATCGTCGATACCAATTCGGACCCGAAGGGCATCACCTTTGTCGTGCCCGGCAACGACGACGCCGGCCGCGCCATCTCGCTTTATTGCGATCTGGTCGCGCGCGCCGCGATTGACGGCATTTCCCGCGCCCAGGGCGATGCCGGCATCGACGTTGGCGCGTCGGCCCATCCGGCCCGCGAGGAAGTTGCAGCCGCACCGCAGGCTTCGGGCTTCCAGGGCCTGGCCGGTCCGCGTGGTGCGCCCGACAATCTCAAGAAGCTCACCGGTGTGTCCGGCACCATCGAGAAGAAGCTCAACGATCTCGGCATTTTCCACTACTGGCAGCTGGCCGAGCTCGATCACGACAAGGCCCACAAGATTGGCGAAGAGGTCGGTCTTCCGGCTCGCGCCGACGCCTGGGTTGCCCAGGCCAAGACCTTGACCGCTGAAGCGGAATAATCAAATGCCGGCCGGAGACCCCGGCCGGCATCAAGCACATTCCAGTTTACGGCATTGGTGATGGTGGGAAACGGCGGCGGGCGAACCGCATGCCACCGCCGTTGCAGGCAAAGGACGACAGCGACATGGCGACAATCACGGCGGCGATGGTCAAGGACCTGCGCGAC comes from the Bradyrhizobium erythrophlei genome and includes:
- the dnaE gene encoding DNA polymerase III subunit alpha, which encodes MSKPVAPSSSPGFVHLHVHSAYSLLKGSIKIARLGELAKADRQPALALTDTDNMFGALEFSDKMAGYGIQPIVGCELAVDFGDQDPNARNAMAATPSRIVLLAARERGYRSLMHLNSRAFLETPVHQTPHIKLDWLTDHAEDLIVLTGGPDGPISLALTADQSALATSRCERLANLFGDRLYVELQRHSIDKERRVESGLIDLAYARGLPLVATNEPYFATSDDYEAHDALLCIAGGRLIAETEREQLTPDHRFKTRAEMAVLFADIPEALSSTVEIAERCAFRPKTRKPILPRFTVGAGTNAEDAAKEEAAELRRQAEEGLNRRLAVHGLSQGRTEQDYHARLAFELDVISRMNYAGYFLIVADFIKWAKSHGIPVGPGRGSGAGSLVAYALTITDLDPIRFDLLFERFLNPERVSMPDFDIDFCQDRRGEVISYVQQRYGRDQVAQIITFGTLQARGVLRDVGRVLQMPYGQVDKLTKLVPQNPAAPVTLAAAIESEPKLQAFRDEDPVVARAFDIAQRLEGLTRHASTHAAGIVIGDRPLSEIVPLYRDPKSDMPVTQFNMKWVEPAGLVKFDFLGLKTLTVLDVAVKLLKQRGVEVDLATLPLDDAASYQMLARGDVVGVFQVESQGMRRALVDMRPDRFEDIIALVALYRPGPMANIPTYCARKHGDEEPEYLHPILEPILKETFGVIIYQEQVMQIAQVMAGYSLGDADLLRRAMGKKIRAEMEKQRAIFVAGAVKNNVPKGQADTIFELLAKFADYGFNKSHAAAYALVSYHTAYMKAHYPVEFLAASMTLELNNTDKLSEFRAEAVRLGIKVEAPNINRSGTVFEVGDGTIYYALAALKGVGQQAVELIIDTRRGGQFTSLADFASRANPRAINKRIVESLAAAGAFDSLEPNRARVFAGADVILAACQRSHEAATSGQNDMFGGAADAPTIMLPQVEPWLPAERLRREYDAIGFFLSGHPLDDYTTVLKRLRVQSWAEFSRAVRTGATAGKVAATVVSRMERRTKTGNKMGIIGLSDPTGHFEAVLFSEGLAQYREILEPGAAVLMQLGAELQGEDVRARVLHAEALDDAAAKTQKGLRIFLRDTKPLESIARRLSPPTGQAGSGDIALVLRLDMQTEIEFKLEGRFQVSPQIAGAIKAVAGVEMVETL
- a CDS encoding outer membrane protein, with protein sequence MTTSLQGFGFSPGVPAFELAKVDSFALRTTWDASARARVGYLVTPATLLYATGGAAWQHFDVNSACVSAGCGGSTPIVVTDSLTKTGWTAGFGAETMLSGNWFARAEYRYAGFAPTSLTITRQFAGTPLFTNFDVAMRTHTATFGVSYKFGSLPLATN
- a CDS encoding outer membrane protein: MQHRVGGVRKCVQYWAGLLPAVIVSAASAADLPVKAPAYAAPAASPWSGFYLGGGLGFRASETSETFAAESIGGGPLLPASAVTPNAATSEPLNGIALRGNLFAGYNFQVTPRWVLGIEGDVGFADQTTNFAGRPFPNQGFATFSPADGIAERTKWDASARARLGFLVTPATLVYATGGAAWQHFDLSTSCKSALCASSFLLGLPFGNNTLTPALTDSAVTRLGWTVGGGVETSLGGHWFARADYRFADFGPTTFTITRISTFVPFNPIVDTANVPLRTHTVSLGLAYKFGDEVAPSGASTGWLDGVLPVKAPAMKAPAASLWNGFYVGAGLGLRANDSGVTTTAAADAVVVGFSPTNTTNEPLDGTAFRGAPYIGWNWQIAPRWVAGVEGDVGVDHIASGIWLLAGRSCL
- a CDS encoding carbonic anhydrase, producing MCRTCGTDSHHTFVPTRRKVLMGAAATGLFWASAAHAKETKPPPKPENVLSPDASLKRLMEGNQRYVGGLALRHDFKHEREALAGGQNPYAAILSCADSRIAPEYAFDSGRGDLFVCRVAGNFATEETIASLEYAVAILAAPLILVLGHDACGAVDATIKSLKDGPLPGHMPSLVAGLAPSVKAVAGQAGNTLDNAIRQNVVDNVAKLKAATPILNAAVEQNKLKVIGGIYRLKDGKVDMVA
- a CDS encoding 30S ribosomal protein S2; this translates as MALPDFSMRQLLEAGVHFGHQSHRWNPKMADYIFGARNNIHIIDLAQTVPMMHRALQAVSDTVAKGGRILFVGTKRQAQDGVAEAAKRSAQYFVNSRWLGGTLTNWKTISGSIKRLRHLDEVLNSGDASAYTKKERLTLQRERDKLDRSLGGIKDMGGLPDMIFVIDTNKEDIAIQEAQRLNIPVAAIVDTNSDPKGITFVVPGNDDAGRAISLYCDLVARAAIDGISRAQGDAGIDVGASAHPAREEVAAAPQASGFQGLAGPRGAPDNLKKLTGVSGTIEKKLNDLGIFHYWQLAELDHDKAHKIGEEVGLPARADAWVAQAKTLTAEAE